In Methanotorris formicicus Mc-S-70, a single genomic region encodes these proteins:
- a CDS encoding respiratory chain complex I subunit 1 family protein translates to MNFEALIGCLSLSLYAFLVGSLLLGLHRKIMARIQGRPGPPIIQYLLHILKFYVKEITFPISAGNPLYVFVGLMSLMVWLSALFIGVSLESSLLILIGLYVLQKIIEHGCGLSSGSPYGKIGGVRSVFSAAAEVPLFAVVGIIYFSTNSVIIKDILSYEAINGPLLFKLPLAAFAFFVLVLSKAPYSPFTIVKGKDIVSGYLTEHYGLLGSIILMGEAIAWFVLLWLFLALFIGPIVVSNPITTLIAMVAMTVVISFICALTPLLAPHHSVMLQITIAALVLIDVAYRLIGV, encoded by the coding sequence ATGAACTTTGAGGCATTAATAGGATGTTTATCATTATCATTATATGCATTTCTGGTTGGTAGTTTGTTGTTAGGTTTACATAGGAAGATAATGGCAAGAATTCAAGGAAGACCTGGACCTCCAATAATTCAGTATTTACTGCATATTCTAAAGTTCTATGTTAAAGAAATCACCTTCCCAATCTCTGCAGGAAATCCACTGTATGTGTTTGTTGGATTGATGAGTTTGATGGTTTGGCTAAGTGCCTTATTCATTGGGGTTTCATTAGAGTCCTCTCTCTTAATTCTAATCGGTCTTTACGTCCTTCAAAAGATTATTGAGCATGGTTGTGGGTTGAGTAGTGGTTCCCCTTACGGAAAAATTGGTGGGGTTAGGAGCGTCTTCTCAGCAGCAGCAGAGGTGCCATTGTTTGCGGTTGTTGGAATTATCTACTTCTCAACGAATTCAGTTATAATCAAAGATATCTTATCCTACGAAGCGATAAATGGGCCCCTATTATTCAAATTACCATTGGCAGCATTTGCGTTCTTTGTATTAGTTCTTTCCAAAGCCCCATACAGTCCATTCACAATAGTTAAGGGGAAGGATATTGTTAGCGGATATCTAACTGAGCATTATGGGTTGTTGGGGAGCATAATTCTAATGGGAGAGGCAATAGCGTGGTTTGTATTACTTTGGTTGTTCCTTGCTTTATTTATAGGACCTATTGTGGTTTCAAATCCAATAACAACACTGATTGCAATGGTTGCAATGACAGTTGTAATTTCATTTATATGTGCTCTGACACCATTACTTGCCCCGCATCATTCAGTTATGCTTCAAATTACAATTGCAGCATTGGTTTTGATTGATGTTGCCTATAGGTTAATTGGAGTATAA